Proteins co-encoded in one Acipenser ruthenus chromosome 3, fAciRut3.2 maternal haplotype, whole genome shotgun sequence genomic window:
- the LOC117394966 gene encoding corticoliberin-like translates to MKLYLLVSASVLLVAFLPRHECRAIESPGAVHSGPDGQSDLYQQSLPILVRLGEEYLIRLGSANQKAPPSTLNSSPGASSATTNRALQVQLTQRLLQGNVGSVNRFLSSYGDQEEDAVEKGKRSEEPPISLDLTFHLLREVLEMARAEQLAQQAHSNRRMMEIIGK, encoded by the coding sequence ATGAAGCTCTATTTGCTAGTTTCTGCTTCTGTCCTGCTTGTTGCCTTCCTTCCGCGTCATGAATGTAGAGCAATTGAGAGCCCGGGAGCTGTCCACTCCGGACCTGACGGCCAGTCTGATCTTTACCAGCAGTCTCTACCCATTTTGGTGCGACTGGGAGAGGAATATTTAATTCGACTGGGCAGCGCCAATCAGAAAGCACCACCGTCCACACTAAACTCGTCCCCCGGCGCATCGTCTGCTACCACCAACAGAGCATTGCAAGTGCAACTTACCCAGCGTCTTTTGCAAGGCAATGTTGGGAGCGTCAACCGGTTCTTGAGTAGCTATGGTGACCAGGAGGAAGATGCAGTGGAAAAGGGAAAGCGTTCAGAGGAGCCTCCCATTTCACTGGATCTGACTTTCCATCTCCTTCGTGAAGTGTTAGAAATGGCACGAGCCGAGCAGTTAGCTCAGCAAGCACACAGCAACAGGAGAATGATGGAAATCATCGGGAAGTAA